The following coding sequences lie in one Capsicum annuum cultivar UCD-10X-F1 chromosome 5, UCD10Xv1.1, whole genome shotgun sequence genomic window:
- the LOC107871806 gene encoding craniofacial development protein 2-like, with product MDGYKLWYSSRDRSRNEVSIIMDEKLKGQVVEVIRVSNGVMKIKLVLRRFKLHACSVYALQVGLEEEVKARFWEDLDEVVRGVPSGEKIIIAGDFNGYIGVLPRGYDDVHGGFVLELEMAREQPCWILLGPLSWWL from the coding sequence ATGGATGggtacaagctttggtactcgaGCAGGGATAGGAGTCGAAATGAAGTCAGTATCATAATGGATGAGAAGCTTAAAGGTCAGGTTGTGGAGGTTATAAGGGTCAGTAATGGGGTGATGAAGATTAAGTTGGTCTTGCGTCGTTTTAAATTGCATGCATGTAGTGTTTACGCACTGCAAGTGGGCTTGGAAGAGGAGGTGAAGGCAAGATTTTGGGAAgatttggatgaggtggtgagaggcgtgcctagcggTGAGAAGATCATCATTGCAGGGGACTTTAATGGGTATATTGGGGTTCTACCTAGAggctatgatgatgtgcatggtggttttgtcTTGGAGTTAGAAATGGCGAGGGAGCAGCCTTGTTGGATTTTACTAGGGCCTTTAAGCTGGTGGTTGTGA